Below is a genomic region from Paraburkholderia phenazinium.
GATGGAGCCGGATTTGCCTACGGCCGTTGCCGAGCAAGTTGATCAAGGGTGTGATGCTGTTACCGTTGTGCCTGTTTTTTTTGGGCAAGGTGGGCATGTCAGGCGGGATTTACCTGCGGTGCTTGATGTTTGTCGCTGTGCGCATCCTGGGGTGGATATTCATTGTGCTATCGCTGTTGGGGAGGATGAGTCTGTGATTGATGCTGTTGCTCTGTATTGCCTTCGGCAAGTGCAGGGTTAGCTTAGCTTAGCGATTCTTTGCCCTTCTCTTGCTGATTTTGCCTGCGGCGCCTTGGTTTTGGCGTTGCTCCTGCGGTGTTGGCCTCTCCTTGTTTTCTTATCGGTCTATTAGCTTCGCCCCTGTGCGGGGCAGCACTGTAGTGGTCCAATGACTCTGGACACCTCTAAAGGGGATAATTCTCCAACCGAGGTGAGAAATGAGCAGACGGAACATAACTGACGAATTCAAGGCAGAAGCGGTGCAGCTGGTGGTTGCGCAGGGCTACTCGTTCGCGAAGGCCAGCGAAGCGCTAGGTGTTGGCGATACGGCGTTGCGGCGGTGGGTGGCGCAGTGGCGCGCCGAGCAGGTCCAGCCGCCGCGCACGCAGGTGCAGGTCAAAGCTGACCAGCGGCGTATCCGGGAGCTTGAGGCGCGGGTGGTCGAGCTTGAACGTGAGCGCGACATACTAAAAAAGTCCACGGCCTTCTTCGTCAAGGAACTGGATCGCTCCTCGAAGTGATCCGTTCGCTGAAGAAGGCCTGGCCGGTGAGTCTGATGTGCAGGTTGCTGAAGGTGCCGCGAAGCAGCTACTACGCGTTCGCGGGACGGGTTTGCAAGCCGGCAGCTTCACCCGCGCTACTCAGAACTGTGCGCCAGATCCACAGCGAGAGCCGCAGCAGTTACGGCAGTCGCAGGATGGCGCGGGCGCTGCAGCAGCAAGGTCACGCGATCGGACGCTACCGGGCCCGTTCGCTGATGCGCGAGGCGCAACTGGCGGTGGCGCGACGGCGAACGCACCGCTATCGCAAGGCCGAAGGTGAAGCACTGGTGGCGCCCAACCTGCTGGAGCGCAAGTTCGAGCCGGGTGCGATCAACCGGGTATGGGCCGGTGACATTACGTATGTGAG
It encodes:
- a CDS encoding sirohydrochlorin chelatase encodes the protein MALHGIVLFGHGARDARWSEPFFRLAEKVRASHGSAGPVSLAFLELMEPDLPTAVAEQVDQGCDAVTVVPVFFGQGGHVRRDLPAVLDVCRCAHPGVDIHCAIAVGEDESVIDAVALYCLRQVQG
- a CDS encoding IS3 family transposase (programmed frameshift) → MSRRNITDEFKAEAVQLVVAQGYSFAKASEALGVGDTALRRWVAQWRAEQVQPPRTQVQVKADQRRIRELEARVVELERERDILKKFHGLLRQGTGSLLEVIRSLKKAWPVSLMCRLLKVPRSSYYAFAGRVCKPAASPALLRTVRQIHSESRSSYGSRRMARALQQQGHAIGRYRARSLMREAQLAVARRRTHRYRKAEGEALVAPNLLERKFEPGAINRVWAGDITYVRTRQGWSYLAIVMDLHSRRIVGWAFALQADTELVIQALQQARSSRRPAPGLMFHSDQGCQYTSERFVSDLKANGMVQSMSRKGNCWDNAVVERFFRSLKSEWIGEQEYCSHEQAQRDIAGYVADFYNYRRIHSAANDSPPARYEASIY